Within Streptomyces albofaciens JCM 4342, the genomic segment TCGTCGCCGCATACCGGGCCGCCGACGCGGTTGCGTACAAGTACGGCGCCTACGACCTGTCCGCCCGCCTGATCGACCTCATGAGGTGGGCTGCGGCGCAGTCGGAGAATCCACTGCTCGAAGCCGCGGCCGCGTATACGCGGACGGAGATGTATTTCGCCGCCGGCGCGCATGCGATCGGTCTGCGGGCTCTGGAACGCGCTCTGGACGTCCTTCCGCGTCGACCGGTCTGTCCGGTAGCTGTTGCCACGCGTGGTGCCTTGCATATGCGGGCCGCCGTCATCGCCGCTCGTGCCGGAGAGGAGGGAGTTGCCTTTGCCCACGCTGCCGAGGCGCGTTCCCTCGCCGCGCGAGTTCCGGAAGCCACCTACCAAGGCACGGGGTTCGGTCCGGCGACCATGCGTATGCACGAGTTGTCCGTGGCGGTCAGCTTGGGCGACGGATTCGTACGCCGTGCCCTCGACGCAATCGGCAGCTGGGCTCCACCGAACGGGCTCGCCGCGGAACGCCGATCGGGTTTCTACATCGAACTGGCCCGCGCCCAACTCTGGTCGGGTCAGCCCGACCAGGCCTTCGCTTCCCTGCGGACCGCACGGCGCATCGCTCCTCAGCACACCCGTGAACACATGTGGGTGCGCGAGGACGCCGCTACCCTGCGCCGGCTGAAACGCAGCGACGCCGAGAGTCTGTCGAAGTTCGCCGAATGGTGCCGCGCGGGCGAGTGACCGGACTACCCCGCAGAGGGGTACTTGTGCCGCTCCGGGCAAGTCAGCATCTCCTTGTCCGAACGACAGGAGCCCGCAATGACTGCATTCAGCAGGCCGTCCAGCGTCCGCGCACAGCCATCGGCGAATACCGCGTACCTGCCTCCTTCTCCCCTCCCCGACTGGATCCCCCGCGGAGCCGGCCTGCGCGTCGTACGTGATGTGGCCGTGCTCGGGATGGATGTGGTGTGGCTTGAACTGGTGGTGGGAGAACGGGTGTTGAGGTGTTTGGGGGACCGGTCCGGGGCGGTTGTCGAGGATCATCGGCGGCCGGCCGGGATGTGCTGGCTGGTGCCTGCCGGGACGGCTGGTGGGGTGCGGTTGCCCTTGTGGGGGGACAGGGGCTTGGGGGTGGCCTTGTACGTGCCCGGGTTGGCCATGCGTAATGAGCGGCTGCGGTGGCGTGTGCGGCCGGAGGCCGGGGCG encodes:
- a CDS encoding helix-turn-helix domain-containing protein, with translation MYTDASAGAGKRIAYQRRLARLTQQELARTAGVALGTARKIERGERGVGEGVSDAIAAALGIDVACLLPGRDRADDRVHRAMPELSAVLATYDMPEDGPTRPLSQLREAVAEVVTWRLAAQYVHISRQVPGLLAELGRAFHGAPTKCRADTAELLVAAYRAADAVAYKYGAYDLSARLIDLMRWAAAQSENPLLEAAAAYTRTEMYFAAGAHAIGLRALERALDVLPRRPVCPVAVATRGALHMRAAVIAARAGEEGVAFAHAAEARSLAARVPEATYQGTGFGPATMRMHELSVAVSLGDGFVRRALDAIGSWAPPNGLAAERRSGFYIELARAQLWSGQPDQAFASLRTARRIAPQHTREHMWVREDAATLRRLKRSDAESLSKFAEWCRAGE